Proteins encoded by one window of Metamycoplasma subdolum:
- the ruvB gene encoding Holliday junction branch migration DNA helicase RuvB encodes MKSEFRVTSFKDFVGQEKICKTLKVMIKSADKNLRPIDHLLFYGPPGLGKTSLAKIIASETKRNIIYAQGPLLEKKSDLLTLLSSIKENDIIFIDEIHGINKNLEELLYSAMEDNVIDIPIGVDGDKRIMRMQLKNFSLIGATTKFNLLSKPLKDRFGFIAKLNPYSDEEIEKVVKNSAKRNRINIEEDAIKLISQHARQTPRVANILLSRVYDFAVYDDKEIVTKKLVHKAFNFIGVYKFGLISAQIEYLKVLKDVFTNKFASLDALASIAKDDRYTIVNEIEPTLLVYKLIEKSPRGRRITQEGIKYINNLNI; translated from the coding sequence ATGAAATCAGAGTTTAGAGTTACATCTTTCAAAGACTTTGTTGGACAAGAAAAAATTTGCAAAACCTTAAAAGTAATGATTAAAAGTGCAGATAAAAACTTACGCCCAATTGATCATTTACTTTTTTACGGTCCGCCAGGCCTTGGAAAGACTTCTCTTGCAAAAATTATTGCAAGTGAAACAAAAAGAAACATAATTTATGCACAAGGTCCTTTGCTTGAGAAAAAAAGCGATCTTTTGACCTTGCTTTCTTCAATAAAAGAAAATGACATCATTTTTATTGATGAAATTCATGGAATTAATAAAAATTTAGAGGAACTTCTTTATTCAGCAATGGAAGATAATGTCATAGACATTCCAATTGGAGTTGATGGCGATAAACGCATTATGCGAATGCAACTTAAAAATTTTTCATTAATAGGAGCAACTACTAAGTTTAATTTGCTTTCAAAACCATTAAAAGATAGATTTGGTTTTATTGCAAAACTTAATCCTTATTCAGATGAAGAAATTGAAAAAGTTGTCAAAAATTCAGCTAAAAGAAACCGAATAAATATTGAAGAAGATGCGATTAAATTAATTAGTCAGCATGCAAGGCAAACGCCAAGAGTTGCTAATATTTTACTAAGTCGTGTTTATGATTTTGCAGTCTATGATGATAAAGAAATAGTTACTAAAAAATTAGTGCATAAAGCCTTTAATTTTATTGGCGTTTATAAATTTGGGTTAATCTCAGCACAAATTGAATATTTAAAAGTTCTAAAAGATGTTTTTACAAATAAATTTGCATCTCTTGATGCACTAGCTTCAATTGCCAAAGATGATCGCTACACGATTGTCAATGAAATTGAGCCAACTTTACTTGTTTATAAATTAATTGAAAAATCACCACGAGGAAGAAGGATAACCCAAGAGGGCATTAAATATATAAATAACCTTAATATTTAA
- the secDF gene encoding protein translocase subunit SecDF codes for MKKTKLISNKFRWFINIFAIIAMLLVIIFGSIFYLKPKLQSSTSNIESLRTSLKIVETENKNLKNQKLPNANTVLSKTKNYLENAHQLASYDIKLSGEKTIDIINLVDKTDQEKNEFINSIVNKPHITFTDDKGDPIFFKGKYNIPSMFNPDHKTLDDFMKGESSDFLPDLVENPASSFNKQGISGRVTLTFTDDGWSEFIDYSTVLNPQYSKFFNWEPRALNTYIWINLKDFVKKAETLFPEEWEKAGRNPVNFAFVGNNADGTKPKDPANPAAGTEKVDLVLKTNQINAEKYLISYANPNAIRTQNVNDSSIYIINSNKNGYTDKELANAINYSMAPFELKEQYTYYQTTSSKATNKYLIVLGTLYAMFAVFLVLRYRIFGIVAAVTLAFLLFILLVFTTAFTIHVSPIIALVLMLVFVMSFDLVHNQLDTFKKEKNEGANATKAVNKTLKTTVISSLDAIAALILSSISAIYIGVSYSKITGMLFFSALLIMFLLGIIIQSLLMRSFVKTEAFDSKGYLLIWWRPNFNKKLSKLDLITKSRFFYIALAILGLAALIVFFSFAGINKSFANSISLSDELSKNFVYIIAPKEGTYFSIDDANNIITSLGILDNVKITPILTSITKESYSIILSSKVEIASEIDKLKLVTPLLGEANIIANVTSPVSLKINIGLTAAIISSALALSSIYLWIRYSLSSVLILWIKEILAIIIMFLMLIIIRSSISPTLIDTIMFGTMFVIIDSAIQASRVKEEFRKDLNTINYIYPKEKIKEIFLTYSRETISREFTNLFIYLSLIPLSLFLITSLSITVIAATAFILGAIPILNLFFMPLIWKKLIELKYKIKQKRIDTNFWANPKVEEQSFIGINDFSI; via the coding sequence ATGAAAAAAACCAAGCTTATAAGTAACAAATTTAGATGATTTATTAATATTTTTGCGATTATAGCTATGCTATTAGTAATTATTTTCGGTTCAATATTTTATTTAAAACCAAAACTACAATCTTCAACTTCAAATATTGAAAGTTTAAGAACTTCTCTAAAAATTGTTGAAACCGAAAATAAAAACTTAAAAAATCAAAAATTGCCAAATGCAAATACTGTTCTATCAAAAACAAAAAATTATCTAGAAAATGCTCACCAGTTAGCATCGTATGACATTAAATTAAGCGGTGAAAAAACTATTGACATCATTAATTTAGTGGACAAAACCGATCAAGAAAAAAATGAGTTTATTAATTCAATAGTTAATAAACCACATATAACTTTCACTGATGATAAAGGTGATCCAATTTTTTTCAAAGGAAAATATAACATTCCTTCAATGTTTAATCCAGATCATAAAACATTAGATGATTTTATGAAAGGCGAAAGTTCAGATTTTTTACCTGATCTTGTTGAAAATCCTGCTTCAAGCTTTAATAAGCAAGGAATTTCAGGAAGAGTAACTTTAACCTTCACTGATGATGGCTGAAGTGAATTCATTGATTATTCAACTGTTTTAAACCCTCAATATAGCAAATTTTTTAATTGAGAACCACGTGCTTTAAACACTTACATTTGAATTAATTTAAAAGATTTTGTTAAAAAAGCTGAAACATTATTTCCTGAAGAATGGGAAAAAGCAGGCAGAAACCCTGTTAATTTTGCCTTTGTAGGAAACAATGCTGACGGAACTAAGCCTAAAGATCCTGCAAATCCTGCTGCCGGAACTGAAAAAGTTGACCTTGTTTTAAAAACTAATCAAATTAATGCTGAGAAATATTTAATTAGTTATGCAAATCCTAATGCAATTAGAACTCAAAATGTTAACGACTCTTCTATCTATATAATTAATAGCAACAAAAATGGATACACAGATAAAGAACTTGCAAATGCCATAAATTATTCAATGGCACCTTTTGAATTAAAAGAACAATACACTTACTATCAAACAACATCTTCAAAAGCAACTAATAAATATCTAATTGTGCTCGGCACTTTATATGCAATGTTTGCAGTATTTTTGGTTTTAAGATATAGAATTTTTGGAATTGTGGCAGCGGTGACATTGGCGTTCTTACTATTTATATTATTAGTATTCACCACAGCCTTTACAATTCATGTTAGTCCAATCATTGCCTTAGTATTAATGTTAGTTTTTGTAATGTCATTTGATTTAGTTCACAATCAACTTGACACATTTAAAAAAGAGAAAAACGAAGGGGCTAATGCAACCAAAGCCGTAAATAAAACTTTGAAAACTACAGTTATTTCATCCCTGGATGCTATCGCTGCCTTAATTCTTTCTTCAATTAGTGCAATTTATATTGGTGTTTCATATTCAAAAATAACTGGAATGCTTTTCTTTAGTGCATTATTAATTATGTTTTTATTAGGAATAATTATTCAGTCGCTACTGATGCGAAGTTTTGTAAAAACAGAAGCTTTTGACTCAAAAGGTTATTTATTAATTTGGTGAAGGCCAAACTTTAATAAAAAACTCTCTAAGTTAGATTTAATAACCAAATCAAGATTTTTCTACATTGCTTTAGCAATTTTAGGTTTAGCAGCATTAATTGTTTTCTTTAGTTTTGCCGGAATTAATAAATCATTTGCAAATAGCATTTCACTAAGTGATGAATTAAGCAAAAATTTTGTTTACATAATTGCTCCAAAAGAAGGAACTTATTTTAGCATTGATGATGCCAACAACATTATTACTTCTTTAGGAATATTAGATAATGTAAAGATAACTCCAATTTTAACAAGTATAACCAAAGAAAGTTACAGCATTATCTTGAGTTCAAAAGTTGAAATTGCAAGTGAAATTGATAAACTAAAACTTGTAACACCTTTACTTGGCGAAGCCAACATAATAGCGAATGTCACAAGTCCTGTTTCATTAAAAATAAATATCGGCTTAACAGCTGCAATAATTTCTTCAGCACTTGCTTTGAGTTCAATTTACTTATGAATTAGATACTCACTTTCTTCAGTTCTAATTCTTTGAATTAAAGAAATTCTTGCAATTATTATTATGTTCTTAATGCTAATAATTATTAGATCAAGCATTAGTCCAACTTTAATTGACACGATTATGTTTGGAACAATGTTTGTAATTATTGACAGTGCTATTCAAGCTTCCAGAGTAAAAGAAGAATTTAGAAAAGACTTAAATACTATAAATTACATTTATCCAAAAGAGAAAATCAAAGAAATTTTCTTAACTTATAGTAGAGAAACAATTAGCCGTGAATTTACAAACTTATTTATTTACTTATCTCTAATTCCACTTTCTCTATTCTTAATAACTTCATTAAGTATTACTGTAATCGCAGCAACTGCATTTATTTTGGGTGCAATTCCAATCTTAAACTTATTCTTTATGCCATTAATTTGAAAGAAATTAATTGAATTAAAATACAAAATTAAACAAAAAAGAATTGATACCAACTTTTGAGCAAATCCAAAAGTTGAAGAGCAATCATTTATTGGAATCAATGACTTTTCAATTTAA
- the ruvA gene encoding Holliday junction branch migration protein RuvA, with amino-acid sequence MIIYKYGKIMHVNTNYLILDHNGEGELIYVPKIDRFKREESRKIFISNIDNEYSKVTYGFENFKELVVFEDLISLQGVGPKTAISILNEGWEYIISLIANGDFESLGKIPYVSSRVANAIVFAYKDKYAKFLAKLNDEDALKIKASSKVNEAINKFEETMKMLGFKHKQIKYAMDHIVINDNVEKCVEDAINLISQHQNEIRV; translated from the coding sequence ATGATTATTTACAAATACGGAAAAATTATGCATGTAAATACAAATTATTTAATTTTAGATCATAACGGGGAAGGAGAATTGATATATGTACCAAAAATTGATAGATTTAAAAGAGAAGAAAGCAGAAAAATTTTCATTTCAAACATTGATAATGAGTACTCAAAAGTGACTTATGGATTTGAGAACTTTAAGGAATTGGTTGTCTTTGAAGATTTAATTAGTTTACAAGGAGTTGGACCTAAAACAGCAATTTCTATTTTAAATGAAGGGTGAGAATATATTATTAGTTTAATTGCAAATGGTGACTTTGAAAGCCTTGGCAAAATTCCATATGTTTCTTCACGTGTTGCTAATGCAATAGTTTTTGCTTACAAAGATAAGTATGCAAAATTCTTAGCTAAACTGAACGATGAAGATGCATTAAAAATTAAAGCTTCAAGCAAAGTTAATGAAGCAATTAATAAATTTGAAGAAACAATGAAAATGCTTGGATTTAAACATAAACAAATTAAATATGCAATGGATCATATTGTAATCAATGATAATGTTGAAAAATGTGTTGAAGATGCAATTAATTTAATTAGTCAACATCAAAATGAAATCAGAGTTTAG